Proteins encoded within one genomic window of Streptomyces sp. DH-12:
- a CDS encoding class I SAM-dependent methyltransferase — MAGYGALSDVYEWLIGDDRLTPAKAAAVYYSDVMGSLPPNAHVLDCACGTGQLAVGLASLGLDVVATDASKGMVRRTEKAADEQGVSLRALRASWDELPDHLEDSTFDLVFCVGNSLGHAEGAAGRLTALEAMSRLLNPGGRLVLHSRNWELVRSAGSRVDVRDRLIRRNGRDAVVSYYWQIEQRWEQEHFLEIVVAQIEPDGSVRACSERLSIWPYRYEDLVAQLQSVGLTVQSTTFDPESDGYLVVASRDQARGTSEPAR, encoded by the coding sequence GTGGCTGGTTATGGGGCGCTTTCCGACGTATACGAGTGGCTGATCGGGGACGACAGGTTGACCCCCGCCAAGGCAGCCGCGGTTTACTACAGCGATGTCATGGGCTCTCTGCCGCCCAACGCGCACGTCCTCGACTGCGCGTGTGGAACCGGCCAGCTCGCCGTCGGTCTCGCGAGTCTTGGCCTTGACGTGGTCGCCACAGACGCCAGCAAGGGGATGGTTCGCCGGACCGAGAAGGCCGCCGACGAGCAGGGTGTCTCGCTTCGAGCCCTCCGCGCGAGCTGGGACGAGCTGCCCGACCACCTGGAGGACTCCACGTTCGATCTGGTGTTCTGCGTCGGCAACTCGCTGGGGCACGCCGAGGGCGCAGCCGGGCGCCTGACCGCACTGGAAGCGATGTCGCGGCTGCTGAATCCGGGCGGACGCCTCGTGCTCCACTCACGCAACTGGGAGCTCGTGCGCTCCGCCGGCTCACGGGTGGACGTCCGCGATCGGCTCATCCGCCGCAACGGCCGCGATGCGGTCGTCAGCTACTACTGGCAGATCGAGCAGCGCTGGGAGCAGGAACACTTCCTCGAGATCGTGGTCGCCCAGATCGAGCCGGATGGGTCAGTGCGAGCCTGCTCGGAGCGGTTGTCCATCTGGCCCTACCGGTACGAGGACCTCGTGGCGCAGTTGCAGAGTGTCGGGCTCACGGTGCAGTCCACCACCTTCGACCCCGAGAGCGATGGATACCTGGTGGTCGCCAGCCGCGACCAGGCGCGAGGCACGTCGGAGCCGGCGCGCTGA
- a CDS encoding transposase family protein: MLVYPSSIDLSSRTLRFLTGQLTARRQKIGTRWRRLPAARQALLALAHLRCGDTYAQLAAGFDIGIATVYRYIREAVEALAALAPSLAEAMKTIRTKAFVILDGTLLPIDRIAADTPYYSGKHKRHGMNVQVLTDPFGRLLWASPALPGSTHDLTAARQHGIIEAPADAELKCWADKAYQGAGGPVRVPFRGHRLKRWKRRHNTTHAKIRCPGERAMATIKGWRLPRKLRRSTNRITDVVRPSSSFTTHQREVGKGSIALANRQTLEGPHHG; encoded by the coding sequence GTGCTTGTCTATCCGTCCTCGATTGATCTGTCCAGCCGCACCCTGCGGTTCCTGACCGGACAACTGACAGCCCGGCGGCAGAAGATCGGAACGCGGTGGCGGCGCCTTCCCGCCGCACGTCAGGCACTGCTCGCCCTGGCCCACCTACGGTGCGGTGACACCTACGCCCAGCTCGCTGCCGGGTTCGACATCGGGATCGCGACCGTCTACCGCTACATACGTGAAGCCGTCGAGGCCCTGGCCGCCCTTGCCCCGTCCCTGGCCGAGGCGATGAAGACGATCCGGACGAAGGCGTTCGTGATCCTCGACGGCACCCTGCTGCCGATCGACCGCATCGCCGCCGACACCCCGTACTACTCCGGGAAACACAAACGCCACGGCATGAACGTCCAGGTCCTCACCGATCCGTTCGGACGGCTGCTCTGGGCCTCGCCGGCTCTGCCCGGCTCGACTCACGACCTGACCGCCGCGCGGCAGCACGGCATCATCGAAGCCCCCGCCGATGCGGAACTCAAATGCTGGGCGGACAAGGCATATCAAGGCGCCGGCGGACCCGTCCGCGTACCGTTTCGGGGCCACCGCCTCAAGCGATGGAAGCGTCGCCACAACACCACCCACGCCAAGATCCGCTGCCCCGGCGAGCGGGCCATGGCCACCATCAAGGGCTGGCGCCTCCCGCGGAAGCTCCGCCGCAGCACCAACCGAATCACCGACGTGGTGAGGCCGTCCTCGTCCTTCACCACGCATCAGCGTGAGGTTGGAAAAGGCTCAATAGCTCTGGCCAACCGTCAGACCCTTGAAGGGCCGCACCATGGATGA
- a CDS encoding DUF6011 domain-containing protein, translating into MDDAFPHQRRTPRITPAEVADGGEQGRVARIRATAATAATRVREQAVKAAVAARPHVVPVVTTVATIAVASLLSSSRDDGRPPGQGPSPSPSWQPTSEGPSSSCRECGRPLTDELSRLAGYGPTCARHLLI; encoded by the coding sequence ATGGATGACGCTTTCCCGCACCAGCGGCGGACGCCCCGCATCACCCCGGCCGAGGTGGCCGATGGCGGCGAACAGGGCCGCGTAGCCCGCATCCGGGCTACCGCGGCGACGGCCGCCACCCGCGTCCGCGAGCAGGCTGTGAAGGCCGCCGTGGCCGCACGCCCACACGTCGTGCCGGTCGTCACCACCGTTGCGACAATCGCCGTTGCCTCGCTGCTCTCTTCCTCCCGCGACGACGGCCGGCCGCCCGGCCAGGGCCCGTCGCCGTCTCCGTCGTGGCAGCCGACCAGTGAGGGCCCGTCCTCGTCGTGCCGGGAGTGTGGGCGCCCCCTCACCGATGAATTGTCCCGTTTGGCGGGATACGGGCCAACCTGTGCTCGGCACCTGCTCATCTGA